In Marinicella rhabdoformis, one genomic interval encodes:
- a CDS encoding PspA/IM30 family protein has protein sequence MSDENKTGDHGAGMNILSKIIKTIRTESRELADAVTDAAGSKKVESACEEAKANLDEAKHVLTQMMTKEKQSANQLSIINDKLSQQEALVVEAMAQGDESLAMGYAIEVVDLELDRDYLHESLENVKNNVCYLQSQLEQSERALKELERQLSMLRTSEKVQKATETIMGNIDGADSKMVSAKKSLERIRAKQKSSAVDTNEEKLANNYKGVRAAANQEKSLNTEAISQHAKAVLDRLQDKNKSNDDK, from the coding sequence ATGAGCGATGAGAACAAAACAGGTGACCACGGTGCAGGGATGAACATTCTGAGTAAAATCATTAAAACGATACGAACTGAGTCACGTGAACTGGCCGATGCCGTAACAGATGCTGCAGGTTCGAAGAAAGTGGAATCAGCCTGTGAAGAGGCGAAAGCAAATTTAGATGAAGCAAAACATGTTTTGACTCAAATGATGACCAAGGAAAAACAGTCGGCGAATCAATTGTCTATCATCAATGACAAATTATCACAACAAGAAGCTTTGGTGGTTGAAGCCATGGCCCAAGGTGATGAGTCATTGGCCATGGGGTATGCCATTGAGGTGGTGGACTTGGAATTGGACCGAGATTATTTGCATGAGTCATTGGAAAACGTCAAAAACAATGTGTGCTACTTACAAAGCCAGCTGGAGCAGTCGGAGCGCGCCTTAAAAGAACTGGAAAGGCAGCTTTCGATGCTGAGAACATCTGAAAAAGTACAAAAAGCGACTGAAACCATCATGGGTAATATCGATGGTGCCGATTCAAAAATGGTTTCAGCGAAAAAGTCTTTAGAGCGAATCAGAGCAAAGCAGAAAAGCAGCGCAGTTGATACCAATGAAGAAAAACTGGCCAATAATTACAAAGGTGTTCGGGCGGCGGCGAACCAAGAAAAGTCGCTGAACACTGAAGCCATCAGTCAACATGCAAAAGCCGTGTTGGACAGGTTGCAAGACAAAAATAAGTCGAACGATGACAAATAA
- a CDS encoding FHA domain-containing protein, with protein MMVLRSQHIIGRHSGSCQTLLKNPEASRLHASISWNGSRWLLQDNSSNGTFVNGCIIKSGLKQRLKIGDSIQFGSLKTAVWQLTSDSAPRAFLQALNVGFNDAASIIELSAFTALPDKYLAEVSVYQTTDETWVSEDASGIRSLETGDHIMTSQGGWYFVDCEDTESTIQVARTSMDKDTLHVTFNVSKDEEHVSLRIQAEQTELDLGERTHHELLLFLARKRLSDEKVGIEVPEQGWVDKEELSHKTGLDEKHINIHIYRLRQQLIHSHSDKLKQLQLVERRRGALRFAWHHIHIIGGNDLLRLEV; from the coding sequence ATGATGGTTTTGAGAAGTCAGCATATCATTGGGCGTCATTCTGGCAGTTGTCAGACTTTGCTTAAAAACCCTGAAGCATCACGATTACATGCTTCCATTTCATGGAATGGTTCTCGTTGGTTGCTACAGGACAACAGCAGCAATGGTACTTTTGTGAATGGGTGTATCATCAAGTCGGGGCTAAAGCAGCGTCTAAAAATAGGTGATTCAATCCAGTTTGGTTCGCTAAAAACAGCTGTTTGGCAATTAACCAGTGATTCAGCACCCCGTGCCTTTTTGCAGGCTTTAAATGTTGGATTTAATGATGCAGCTTCAATTATTGAATTGTCAGCGTTCACTGCTTTGCCTGACAAGTATTTGGCTGAAGTCAGTGTTTATCAAACGACAGATGAAACTTGGGTGAGTGAAGACGCTTCAGGGATTCGATCCCTCGAAACAGGTGATCACATCATGACCAGTCAAGGAGGTTGGTATTTTGTCGACTGCGAAGATACCGAAAGCACTATACAAGTCGCCCGCACAAGCATGGATAAAGATACATTGCATGTGACATTTAATGTGAGTAAGGATGAAGAGCATGTTTCTTTGAGGATTCAGGCTGAGCAAACTGAGCTGGATTTGGGCGAACGGACTCACCATGAATTGCTGTTATTTTTGGCCCGAAAACGCTTGTCGGATGAAAAGGTGGGCATTGAAGTGCCAGAGCAGGGCTGGGTCGATAAAGAGGAATTAAGTCACAAAACGGGGCTCGATGAAAAACACATCAACATCCACATTTACCGACTTCGACAACAATTAATACACAGCCATTCTGATAAATTAAAACAGTTACAATTGGTGGAAAGGCGACGTGGTGCATTGCGATTTGCATGGCATCACATACATATCATAGGTGGTAATGATTTGTTAAGACTTGAAGTTTAA
- a CDS encoding YjfI family protein: MNLADFAIRLSQHRTSEGYTFECQNIDGEVDVLQVEMAGFDGFPVYITRTNTQVICIIYLWSEDEIIAESRVEMLEMMLDTSISIPLSSYARVGDRYVLFGSLSVNSEFDKLVEELVILNENALDVVAAMEDFLL; this comes from the coding sequence ATGAACTTAGCTGATTTTGCCATCAGATTGTCACAACACAGAACATCAGAAGGTTACACTTTTGAATGTCAAAACATCGACGGGGAGGTTGATGTTTTACAAGTTGAAATGGCGGGTTTTGATGGGTTTCCTGTTTATATCACCCGAACCAATACGCAAGTGATTTGTATCATTTACCTGTGGTCTGAGGATGAAATCATTGCTGAAAGTCGCGTAGAAATGTTGGAAATGATGCTAGACACCAGTATTTCAATTCCCTTGTCTTCTTATGCACGGGTGGGTGACCGTTATGTATTGTTTGGGTCGCTTTCAGTGAATTCAGAGTTCGATAAGTTGGTTGAAGAGTTGGTGATATTGAATGAGAACGCTTTGGATGTGGTGGCTGCGATGGAGGATTTTTTGTTATGA
- the purN gene encoding phosphoribosylglycinamide formyltransferase: MKVVVFISGRGSNLAALLNAQQSGGFEVVHVISNKASAYGLEIAQENGVNNSHIVWTDKQQGEQYAIEVLNQVKPDLIVLAGFMKVLSAQFVAQFENKIINIHPSLLPLYPGLNTHQRAIDDGQTIHGASVHLVDDQLDHGLVLSQCHVEITQQDTADSLAVKLITKEHRLLTETVALIAANKLTWIDSLALNGEPLASALVIE, encoded by the coding sequence ATGAAAGTGGTTGTCTTTATTTCTGGGCGCGGCAGTAATTTGGCCGCGCTTTTGAATGCCCAACAAAGCGGTGGTTTCGAAGTCGTTCATGTCATAAGCAACAAAGCATCTGCTTATGGCTTGGAAATCGCCCAAGAAAACGGCGTCAACAACAGCCACATCGTATGGACTGATAAACAACAAGGTGAGCAATATGCCATCGAGGTTTTGAATCAGGTTAAACCCGACTTGATTGTATTGGCTGGTTTCATGAAGGTGTTATCCGCCCAATTTGTTGCTCAATTCGAGAATAAAATCATCAACATCCACCCGTCTCTTTTACCACTTTATCCAGGCTTAAACACACACCAAAGAGCGATTGATGATGGACAAACCATACATGGGGCCAGTGTGCACTTGGTCGATGACCAACTTGACCATGGTTTGGTACTGAGTCAATGTCATGTTGAAATCACACAACAGGATACAGCTGACTCTCTGGCTGTAAAACTCATCACAAAAGAGCATCGCTTATTGACCGAAACTGTCGCTCTGATTGCTGCCAACAAACTCACATGGATTGACAGCTTGGCATTAAATGGTGAACCATTGGCGTCAGCACTTGTCATAGAGTGA
- a CDS encoding diguanylate cyclase has translation MTQVTNHYLSWIDVDNEMHSEMLQPDQSPITLGRSDVAEVEVFNTSVSRLHLEFVWLAGAWHVKDLNSSFGTWIGNAKLQPDEVVALKQDTEIKLGNLSLWYEMRGEHETQEMFQTCFRPTTQNEEMEFSSEFNDFRVKLLFLLQENFGDNTLNVNLIKNIDSELHQLITAQEARLKEQRILNSISHILNRSLTLSELLKTSLNLVSKVLNAERGFVVLNHLNGKDHQFFALRHFDELVWSDDSGVEQDYSQALVKRCFEQNKILIIGDTEVNAALADVNSVKNGGGRSIVVIPLVQEDDVIGVIYLDNQQLPHNFTPEQIPFLTTFAAHTSIALHNSMLYRRAITDDLTQLYTRQHVDEALAEQIWQSQINKKPLSLLILDLDHFKRVNDNFGHTMGDQVLQGFSEIIKSQTRQHDVVGRFGGEEFVVILPNTDIFAAHELAERIRLATEKHPFTKGEESIWVTVSIGAASFQHHSDHNALLLLENADTALYQAKAQGRNQTVSFS, from the coding sequence ATGACACAAGTCACCAACCACTATCTGTCTTGGATAGATGTTGACAATGAAATGCACAGTGAAATGTTGCAACCAGATCAGTCACCTATCACCTTGGGTCGATCAGACGTGGCTGAAGTAGAAGTGTTTAATACCAGTGTGTCTCGCTTGCATTTAGAATTTGTTTGGTTGGCAGGTGCTTGGCATGTAAAAGATTTAAATTCAAGTTTTGGTACATGGATTGGCAATGCAAAACTACAACCTGATGAAGTTGTAGCATTAAAGCAAGACACAGAAATTAAACTGGGAAACTTAAGCCTTTGGTATGAAATGAGGGGAGAGCATGAAACCCAAGAAATGTTTCAAACTTGTTTCAGGCCAACCACACAAAATGAGGAAATGGAATTTTCCAGTGAATTCAATGACTTTAGGGTTAAGTTGTTGTTTTTGCTCCAAGAAAATTTTGGTGACAACACCCTCAATGTCAACCTCATTAAAAACATTGACAGTGAATTACATCAATTAATCACGGCACAGGAAGCCAGGTTGAAAGAACAACGAATCCTCAATTCAATCAGTCACATCTTGAACCGCAGTTTGACCTTGTCTGAGTTGCTCAAAACGTCTTTGAATTTGGTCAGTAAAGTGTTGAATGCCGAGCGCGGTTTTGTTGTTTTGAACCACCTCAACGGTAAAGACCATCAATTTTTTGCACTGAGGCATTTTGATGAACTGGTTTGGTCTGATGACTCAGGTGTTGAACAAGATTACAGTCAAGCCCTGGTGAAACGCTGTTTTGAACAAAATAAAATTCTGATCATTGGAGACACAGAGGTCAATGCGGCCTTAGCGGATGTGAACAGTGTGAAAAATGGAGGTGGTCGCAGCATTGTGGTGATCCCATTGGTTCAAGAGGATGACGTGATTGGTGTGATTTACTTAGATAACCAGCAGTTGCCGCATAATTTCACGCCGGAACAAATTCCGTTTTTGACCACATTTGCTGCACACACCAGTATTGCACTGCATAACAGCATGCTTTATCGTCGTGCCATCACTGATGATTTAACGCAGCTGTATACGCGTCAGCATGTGGATGAAGCTTTGGCAGAACAAATTTGGCAATCACAAATTAACAAAAAACCGCTTTCCTTGTTAATCTTAGATTTAGACCATTTCAAAAGAGTCAATGACAATTTTGGTCACACCATGGGTGATCAAGTGTTACAAGGGTTTTCAGAAATCATCAAGTCTCAAACGCGTCAGCATGACGTGGTTGGGCGTTTTGGTGGTGAAGAGTTTGTCGTTATCTTGCCCAATACAGATATTTTCGCAGCACATGAGTTGGCCGAACGCATACGGCTGGCGACAGAAAAACACCCGTTCACCAAAGGAGAAGAGTCTATTTGGGTCACGGTCAGTATTGGAGCTGCCAGTTTTCAACACCACAGTGACCACAATGCTTTGTTATTGCTTGAAAATGCAGACACGGCTTTGTATCAAGCCAAAGCACAAGGCAGAAACCAAACGGTCAGCTTTTCATAG
- a CDS encoding toxic anion resistance protein: protein MEDSASEKEFGLIKLDHQRFKDSLQNQLETLSQQWLTQALAVSNDAQVKQVKQSLLALGDSEQQAFWQVNNRLKPPLEQLMRSTQAGGQATELLKQLHITVLKIKPPKNSFWGNFLSMFKLLFSVKESAWEMWLESFPVHQQKITQLTEQLAQHKKQLANDNAMLLGEKSTLNAHLLHLEHVVDVATHLTTVVEQETDKQSNESIWHDEWLPAIQKRTLELQQQLLIARQSVMSLDLFITQNEYQIRGIDQSVNTTTAAMKVTASIYVLEQAGQAASATTAVNKKQINHADGLIAEALSKMESVQTELESGQVQSE from the coding sequence ATGGAAGACAGCGCAAGCGAAAAGGAATTTGGATTGATCAAGTTGGATCATCAGCGTTTTAAAGATTCGCTGCAAAATCAATTGGAAACCCTAAGTCAGCAATGGTTGACGCAAGCACTTGCCGTAAGCAATGACGCACAGGTCAAACAAGTAAAGCAAAGTTTATTGGCCCTGGGTGATTCAGAGCAACAGGCTTTCTGGCAAGTGAACAACCGCTTAAAGCCACCGTTAGAACAGCTGATGCGGTCAACGCAAGCGGGTGGTCAAGCCACTGAATTGTTAAAACAACTGCACATCACGGTGCTCAAAATCAAACCACCCAAAAATTCTTTTTGGGGTAACTTCCTGAGTATGTTCAAACTGTTATTCTCAGTGAAAGAGTCTGCATGGGAAATGTGGTTGGAAAGTTTCCCAGTACACCAACAAAAAATCACTCAATTAACAGAACAGTTAGCACAGCATAAGAAACAATTAGCCAACGACAACGCCATGTTGTTGGGAGAAAAATCAACGCTGAATGCCCATTTGCTTCATTTAGAACATGTTGTCGATGTGGCAACACATTTAACCACGGTTGTTGAACAAGAAACCGATAAACAAAGTAATGAGTCAATATGGCATGATGAATGGTTACCAGCGATACAAAAGAGAACCTTGGAATTGCAACAACAGCTGTTGATTGCCAGGCAGTCTGTGATGAGCTTGGACTTGTTTATTACCCAAAATGAATATCAAATCAGAGGCATAGACCAATCTGTTAATACCACAACAGCAGCCATGAAGGTCACAGCCAGTATATATGTGCTTGAACAAGCCGGTCAGGCGGCATCAGCAACAACTGCTGTTAATAAAAAACAAATCAACCATGCCGATGGACTGATTGCTGAGGCCTTATCGAAAATGGAGTCAGTACAGACTGAACTTGAGTCCGGTCAAGTTCAAAGCGAATAA
- a CDS encoding BlaI/MecI/CopY family transcriptional regulator, translating into MNTPKPTKTELAILNVMWQISPATVRQIHEELIKKAKTSYTTTLKMLQVMYQKGLVSRNSEQKAHIYEPILTKKETQAQMLDDLKHRLFGGSISSLVLQALGNNSETSAKEIEEIKALLENVENKNI; encoded by the coding sequence ATGAACACACCAAAACCAACCAAAACCGAATTGGCGATTCTTAATGTCATGTGGCAAATTTCTCCAGCCACTGTGCGGCAGATACATGAAGAGTTAATCAAAAAAGCCAAAACCAGTTACACAACCACCTTGAAAATGCTACAAGTCATGTATCAAAAAGGCTTGGTCAGCAGAAACAGTGAACAAAAAGCACACATATACGAGCCCATTCTGACTAAAAAAGAAACACAGGCACAAATGCTAGATGACTTGAAACACCGCTTGTTTGGGGGTTCCATCAGCTCTTTGGTTTTACAAGCACTGGGCAACAACTCAGAAACCAGCGCAAAAGAAATTGAAGAAATCAAAGCACTGTTGGAAAATGTAGAAAACAAAAACATCTGA
- a CDS encoding serine/threonine-protein kinase produces MDQNSKLSCPQCLHQNSKGTTHCDLCDWPLNQNDEVQTVAPQNISSRNTPSHEICPKSEADETVAPMNHGKQSDPNQTVAPDVLSAQKKTLQQKNTFHLAGDLAHFEIHEILGQGGMGAVYHAKDKTLHRDVAIKMLRPVLASNQLSAEALLDEARMASKLNHPNIVTIYDVARAADSNYIVMEWVDGQPLDELIPEQGLDLVTAMSYACQIADGLNSAHQKYIIHRDIKPQNIMLSADGTLKILDFGIAGLIKQQNKVASSETEGESQVKTMAVGTPSYMSPEQARGLNLDQRSDIFSFGTLLYQMLTGQRPFQGKDIPSIQQAVCEGQYKPIKQLLPALPDAVVTLLDKMLATQKDERWQSSAELAEELHRIHAELTYKKNWWQKRHWLTKAAILIPFVIGLGWSVKDVLFPASTQQLIERQLAEANKIAILPFENISGDPLIQLFGDGLAVNLGTDLATIAAEQNNTWIVPSTEISRMKDQSLKAVADKYGVNLVLTGSIQHMGSTRLLVMNLLDAVTGQQMKTAEISIQADELFQGHGLIRTQALELLDWTFPKDLTEKIKAQRPQLDGAYREYVQGRGYLYRFDQAGNADKALDAFQNAIEIDERYEAAYVGLAESQYRKYIKSEEVKWLDAMTLTVDALRNLNSNNRQINYLLAEVAVQKGAYENAIELFEKSVRFNSKHTPSQIGLAKAYYKSGKPEKAEQIYQSAKQAEPNNWRVVSGFGIYYFQVGDYAKALEQFKRLSEMSPNNDLGVRNMAAAYYALGDIDNAIEYTKRAIELNPSDRAYSNLGTMLFSIEKYEDSVVAFEKAVELNKGFYMNWGNLADAYKLVGNSKSKDSYKVAVDRINDLLKTNPNDSNAKSAAAYYLANLGNESEALFFAKQIGESNSGFENFFIATAYDCLGYVDETLMHLEVALRKNYSIQEILNSPLIKISRSDKRFKELVGSVIND; encoded by the coding sequence ATGGATCAAAATTCCAAACTGAGCTGCCCACAATGTTTACACCAAAACAGCAAAGGTACCACGCATTGTGACCTCTGTGATTGGCCGCTGAATCAAAATGATGAAGTTCAGACGGTGGCCCCTCAAAATATTTCTTCACGAAATACACCTTCACATGAGATTTGCCCTAAAAGTGAAGCTGATGAAACAGTGGCCCCCATGAATCATGGCAAACAATCAGACCCCAATCAAACTGTCGCTCCTGACGTGTTGTCAGCACAGAAAAAAACATTGCAGCAAAAGAATACCTTTCATTTGGCCGGAGATTTGGCTCATTTTGAAATTCATGAGATTTTAGGTCAAGGTGGGATGGGTGCGGTTTACCATGCCAAAGACAAAACCTTACACCGAGATGTGGCGATCAAAATGCTGCGGCCAGTATTGGCCAGTAACCAACTCAGCGCCGAGGCTTTACTTGACGAAGCGCGCATGGCGAGTAAACTCAATCACCCCAATATCGTCACGATATATGATGTGGCCAGGGCCGCAGACAGCAATTACATTGTCATGGAATGGGTTGATGGCCAGCCATTGGATGAATTAATTCCAGAGCAAGGACTGGATCTGGTGACGGCCATGTCTTATGCCTGCCAAATTGCAGATGGCTTGAATTCAGCCCATCAAAAATACATCATCCACCGCGACATCAAGCCACAAAACATCATGCTCAGTGCGGATGGCACATTGAAAATATTAGACTTTGGTATCGCAGGATTGATAAAGCAACAAAATAAAGTGGCCTCTTCAGAAACGGAAGGTGAAAGCCAGGTTAAAACCATGGCTGTTGGAACACCCAGCTACATGTCGCCGGAACAAGCACGCGGCTTAAACCTGGATCAACGGTCAGACATCTTTTCATTTGGCACCTTGTTGTATCAAATGCTCACAGGTCAAAGGCCTTTTCAAGGCAAAGACATCCCATCGATTCAACAAGCGGTTTGTGAAGGACAATACAAACCGATCAAACAACTGTTACCCGCTCTGCCTGATGCGGTGGTCACATTGCTGGATAAAATGTTGGCGACACAAAAAGACGAACGTTGGCAAAGTTCTGCTGAATTGGCAGAAGAACTGCACCGCATTCATGCTGAATTGACGTACAAAAAGAATTGGTGGCAAAAACGCCACTGGCTGACAAAAGCCGCCATTTTAATCCCTTTTGTTATCGGCCTGGGCTGGTCGGTAAAAGATGTTTTGTTTCCCGCATCGACACAACAATTAATCGAACGCCAATTGGCCGAAGCCAATAAAATCGCCATTCTGCCCTTTGAAAACATCAGTGGAGATCCATTGATTCAATTATTCGGAGATGGTTTGGCCGTTAATTTAGGTACAGATTTAGCCACGATTGCTGCTGAGCAAAACAACACATGGATTGTCCCTTCGACAGAAATCAGCCGCATGAAAGACCAGTCGCTGAAAGCTGTGGCTGATAAGTATGGTGTTAATTTGGTCTTAACCGGCAGTATCCAACATATGGGGTCAACGAGGTTATTGGTGATGAATTTACTTGATGCAGTAACCGGCCAGCAAATGAAAACAGCTGAAATCAGCATCCAAGCCGATGAATTGTTCCAAGGTCATGGCCTTATTCGAACCCAAGCACTTGAATTATTGGATTGGACTTTCCCAAAAGATTTAACTGAAAAAATCAAAGCCCAAAGGCCACAGCTCGACGGTGCTTACCGTGAGTACGTTCAGGGCAGGGGTTACCTGTATCGATTCGATCAGGCTGGAAACGCCGATAAAGCACTCGATGCATTCCAAAATGCCATTGAAATTGATGAACGGTATGAAGCTGCTTATGTTGGATTGGCTGAATCGCAGTATAGAAAGTACATCAAAAGTGAAGAAGTCAAATGGTTGGATGCGATGACATTAACTGTTGATGCGTTGAGAAACCTAAACTCTAATAACAGACAAATAAATTATTTATTGGCAGAGGTGGCTGTTCAAAAAGGCGCATATGAAAACGCCATTGAATTATTTGAGAAAAGTGTTCGCTTCAATTCAAAACACACCCCATCCCAAATTGGATTGGCCAAAGCATACTACAAGAGTGGTAAACCAGAAAAAGCAGAGCAAATATACCAATCTGCAAAGCAAGCAGAACCCAATAATTGGCGTGTGGTTTCAGGTTTTGGCATTTATTATTTTCAAGTGGGAGACTACGCTAAAGCACTTGAACAATTTAAACGGTTGTCTGAAATGAGCCCCAATAATGACTTGGGCGTCAGAAATATGGCAGCTGCCTATTATGCATTAGGTGATATTGATAACGCGATTGAATATACGAAGCGTGCCATTGAATTAAACCCATCGGATAGGGCCTATTCAAATTTAGGTACCATGTTGTTTTCTATTGAGAAATACGAGGATTCTGTGGTGGCTTTTGAAAAAGCAGTTGAATTGAATAAGGGTTTCTATATGAATTGGGGCAACTTAGCGGATGCATATAAGTTGGTGGGTAATAGTAAAAGTAAAGATAGCTATAAGGTTGCAGTTGATCGGATTAATGATTTATTAAAGACAAACCCAAATGATAGTAATGCAAAATCAGCTGCAGCTTATTATTTGGCAAATCTAGGCAATGAAAGTGAAGCGCTTTTTTTTGCGAAGCAAATAGGTGAGTCCAACTCTGGATTCGAAAACTTTTTTATAGCTACTGCATATGACTGCCTGGGGTATGTTGATGAAACTCTAATGCATTTAGAAGTGGCATTGCGTAAAAATTATTCTATACAAGAAATATTAAATTCCCCTTTGATAAAAATAAGTCGCAGTGACAAAAGGTTTAAAGAGTTGGTAGGTAGTGTAATAAACGATTAG
- the purM gene encoding phosphoribosylformylglycinamidine cyclo-ligase, which yields MSNNKSFTYKDAGVDIDAGNQLVENIKPLVKATHRPGVMGSLGGFGGLFDLSEVNCDNPVLVSGTDGVGTKLKLAHMLNDHSTIGIDLVAMCANDIIVLGAEPLFFLDYYACGQLSTDQASAVIGGIANGCNISGCALIGGETAEMPGMYEGDDYDLAGFVVGVVDKKKVIDGSGVKAGQALVGITSSGPHSNGYSLIRKIIEAKNVDINQDFDGSTLGKKLLAPTQLYIKPILSLLENTTVHGMAHITGGGIMENITRVMPEGLAIEVVQNSWERLPVFDWLQEQGNIDDVEMLRTFNCGIGMVMVVDQTDVDTVTSHFADQGLNAWNIGQVIEKTHQDVVLK from the coding sequence ATGAGCAATAACAAGTCTTTCACATACAAAGATGCCGGCGTCGATATTGATGCGGGCAATCAACTGGTAGAAAACATCAAACCTTTGGTTAAAGCCACACACCGCCCCGGTGTCATGGGCTCTTTAGGCGGTTTCGGTGGTCTTTTTGATTTATCAGAAGTCAACTGCGACAACCCGGTTTTGGTTTCTGGCACCGACGGTGTGGGAACTAAACTTAAACTGGCTCATATGCTGAATGACCACAGCACCATTGGTATCGACTTGGTGGCCATGTGTGCCAATGACATCATTGTGTTGGGCGCTGAGCCCTTATTCTTCCTAGATTATTACGCTTGTGGCCAGTTAAGCACCGACCAAGCCAGTGCTGTTATTGGTGGTATTGCCAACGGCTGTAACATTTCTGGCTGTGCTTTAATCGGTGGTGAAACCGCTGAAATGCCCGGCATGTACGAAGGCGACGATTATGATTTGGCTGGTTTTGTTGTCGGCGTGGTTGATAAGAAAAAAGTGATTGATGGCTCGGGTGTTAAAGCAGGTCAAGCTTTGGTCGGTATCACTTCTTCAGGTCCGCACTCTAACGGCTACTCATTGATTCGTAAAATCATTGAAGCCAAAAATGTGGACATCAATCAAGATTTTGACGGCAGCACTTTGGGTAAAAAATTATTGGCGCCAACGCAACTGTACATCAAGCCGATTCTTTCCTTGCTAGAAAACACTACAGTTCATGGTATGGCACACATCACTGGTGGTGGTATCATGGAAAACATCACCCGCGTTATGCCTGAAGGCTTGGCCATTGAAGTGGTTCAAAACAGCTGGGAACGTCTGCCTGTATTTGATTGGCTGCAAGAACAAGGTAACATCGATGATGTAGAAATGCTTCGCACATTCAATTGTGGCATTGGCATGGTGATGGTTGTTGATCAAACTGATGTTGACACAGTTACATCACATTTTGCCGACCAGGGTTTAAATGCTTGGAACATAGGTCAAGTGATCGAAAAAACCCACCAAGACGTGGTGCTTAAATAA
- a CDS encoding OB-fold-containig protein, giving the protein MDLFLTHLISFPVVVYSVLLAIILSYWLLAFLGGIDTEMFDLSFDTDIDIEGDLGADVDGSRGLSGITGFFLKFGLTGVPVTLVVSILVLFSWMICYIYVSVLSVLIPGDILKMITGAVMIFISFALAIPLASWVIKPLKKLFITHEAVSKGTLIGTECIVKTGKVTATFGQAILEHDVDGLIFDVRADEAAGIKKGDKVVLVEYIEDDSSYLIKKKLS; this is encoded by the coding sequence ATGGATTTATTTTTAACGCATTTAATCAGTTTTCCAGTGGTGGTGTACTCGGTTTTATTGGCCATCATCCTCAGCTATTGGTTGTTGGCATTTTTGGGTGGCATAGACACAGAAATGTTTGATTTAAGTTTTGATACAGACATTGATATTGAAGGAGATTTGGGTGCGGATGTCGATGGCTCAAGGGGCTTAAGTGGCATCACAGGCTTCTTCTTAAAATTCGGCTTAACAGGTGTACCTGTGACGCTTGTGGTTTCTATATTGGTGCTCTTTTCATGGATGATTTGCTATATATATGTGTCGGTTTTGTCGGTCTTGATACCAGGCGATATCTTGAAAATGATCACAGGTGCTGTGATGATTTTTATCAGCTTCGCATTGGCGATTCCTCTGGCATCCTGGGTAATCAAACCTTTGAAAAAGTTGTTCATTACCCACGAAGCTGTGAGCAAAGGGACGCTGATTGGTACCGAATGTATCGTTAAAACTGGAAAGGTGACGGCCACATTTGGTCAAGCCATATTGGAGCATGATGTCGATGGTTTGATTTTTGATGTACGGGCTGATGAGGCGGCAGGTATCAAGAAGGGAGATAAAGTGGTATTGGTCGAATATATAGAGGATGACAGCAGTTATTTGATTAAAAAAAAACTGAGTTAA